In Patescibacteria group bacterium, the genomic window ACAGGTTCAGCTTACTATGTCAAGCGGAAACCCTGTTGCGCTTCAGGTTAATTCTTTAACAGCAGGCGCAAACAAGATTGAAGTTAGTAATAGTATTTTTAAGGGCGTAATGTCTGGAACAGCAGCCCCTAGGGGAGTATATAATGCTTATGCTAATAATAATTTCTATTTTTGGAATAACATAGTACAAGACTGGACTGTCGGCGGGTTTGCAATGAGATTATTTGGAACTTCCGTCTATATATTTAATAATACCTTTTGCAACAATTCTACAGCAATACTTGCAAGCACTGCAAATGTTGTCGTGGCTAAAAATAATATTGTCCAAGATTCTACTACTGATGGCTTCTCCGGCACCTTCGACGACGCTTCGGACTACAATATCTCGGACATCGCCGGCGATACCACTGGCGGGGCTAATGATAAAGCCGGGGTTAATGTGCAGTTTGTCAATGCTTCTTCTTCTGATTTTCATTTATCATATCTTGATAGTTACGCCAGAAACAGGGGCGCGGATTTAAGCTCTACTTCTACGGTGCCGATTAGAGATGACATAGATGGCATTACCAGAGGAGCCGCTGGAGACGGTTGGGACATAGGCGCGGACGAAGGAGCGCATTGGCTTTATCGTTCTGTTGGCGGGCATATTTCCGACCTTAATACCGGAGCCGAGACAGTAACCATTACGGTAAATTCATCAGCCACCGGCACAGCCACTTTTACCGGGGATCTGCCGACTAATATAGGAGTAGGAGATGTTTTGGAATATGGCTCCACTAATTTAGCTTTTATAGTTCAACGAAACAGCGCTAGCGAGTATGTTGTCCAAAGCCGAAACGGCACCAGCACCCCAATCGCGGCTGGCGGCGGAACAGCGGTTTCCGTGTTTAGAGCTTTTGAAGAGCTTGATGATTGGGAGGATTATGTGGAAGGAGACGTTAATGAAACCATTGATTCCAGCGTTGACCAAAATGTGCTTTACAAGAGCCAGGATTTAGTTTCAGACAATACTCTTCTTATGGTGCCGTGTTATGCGAGTAGTTCCGCAGATACGGCAGCGGTTAATGTTGCCGGCTGGACTACTGGTCAAGCGAACTATATTAAGATTTATACGCCTGTTGCTTCGACCGAGGTTGGGGTCACTCAAAGGCATGACGGGAAATGGAGTACGAGCGCGTATAGGTTGGAGGTGACAGGTGCTCATCCACTAAGGATTGGGGATGATTATGTTCGGGTTGAAGGTTTACAGGCGCAACTTACTGCTGCTAGTGCTAATTCCATAGTTGGAATTAATGTAAGAGACCAAACAGGCACTTCTGATATCAGACTGTCTTCTAATATTATAAAAGGAGTAATTTCGGGTACTTCGGATTATAATTACGGGATTAATGTTTATAACACAAATAGTATAGTCCGAGTTTGGAATAATATAATTCATGATTTTGTTAATGGTTCAAATGGTTTGGCTGGTATTTATACTTGGGGCAGTAATTTGAAACTCTATGCTTATAATAATACGGTGAATAATTGTTATAATGGATATTATAGATCTACGGGTACTTTTATTTCTAAAAATAATATTGTTCAAGATGCAATAACTGATGGCTTCAACGGCACCTTTGACGACGCCTCGGACTACAATGTCTCTGACATCGCCTCTGACGCGCCGGGGAGCAACTCGCAGACAGGGAATGTGACTTTTGTCAACGCCAGTTCTTCTGATTTTCATTTGTCTTCAAGTGATACTTTGGCTAGGGAAAACGGAGTTGACCTTTCCGGGACTTCCACTATTTGGTTTAGCGATGATATAGACGGCACAACCAGGCCTTTGGATAGCAGTTGGGATATTGGAGCTGATGAGGCATCAGGGGCCGCGGTTAATTCAGCGCCGAGCGCGCCGGTGACTTTGTATTCCAACAACACCACGGCTCGGCAAGGCGGTACTAATCCAACCGGGATTACTGACGGAACGCCGGTGTTTTCCGCAATTAATGTTGATGCGGATTCCAGCGATATTGCCAATAAATACCAGATTCAGGTTTGGACCAAAGGAGCAGATTGCGCTTATGCCAGCACCAGCAATGTTTGGGACAGCGCTTGGGCTGATGGCACCAGCGGGACTTCTATGAATAATTGTACAGAAGGCAACCGTTGCAGTGATATTATTTATGCGGCTACGAGTTCTAACTTGGTTTTGGACGGCGCTGCTTATTGTTGGCGGATTAAGTTTTGGGATGATGATGCTGCTGAAGGCGCCTGGTCAACCGAAACCGCGCAGTTTACGATGGCGAGTTTGACGGCAACAACAGTAACACCCCGACCAAATCCCCAGACCATAGGTTTGAGTACGACTTTTGAGGGCACTTATAACGGGACAGATGTTTTAGTTAAACTTCATGTGTGCAAAGACAATGCCGGGATTACGGGCCAGGTCTGCGACAGCGGGTCCTACTGCGATACATCTAGCTTTACGGATTTTAAGCCGGTAACTTGCGCTTATTCCACCAGCACGGCCTCTTCGTCTATTGATTTTTACGGTTATATATGCGATAGTAGTGATAACTGTAGCTCCGTAAGTACAGGTGCCTTTGGCTTTAATGCCGAAAGTTCCAGATTAAAAGGCGGAGTGAGGCTGAAAGGCGGAGTGAGGTTGAAGTAGAATTTTTAATTTTTAAGTTTTATTCAAGTTTTATGGACGAGAAAAATAAAGGCAAAAAGTCTCAAGCTGGATATAAATATCTTTTAACATATAAGCAGTCAGGGGAAATTTATGATTTGACCGTGGAGTTTTGTGAGCGCTTTCTTCCTGGCAGGGAAAACCTGCGCATATATGAGCAGATGGTCCATGCCGGGAGAAGCGGCAAACAAAACATAGCAGAAGGATATTGCGAGGAGAGTTTAAAAAGTTATATTTATCTTGTTGGCGTGGCTAAGGCGTCATTGGTGGAGTTGCTGGAGGATTATCGAGATTTTGCAAGGCAAAGGGGGATTACGGTGTGGGCGAGAACGACGGAAAAGGATAAGTGGGTAAAAGGGATGATGGCGAGACAAGATAGGACAGGGTTGCCATTAACACCAGGAAAACCCCTTGATCCCCTTTATCCCTTTAATTATATGGTTAATCTCATCCCGATGACCACCTACCTCCTGGACAAGCAAATTGCTGGCTTAAAGAAGAAATTTATAGAGGAAGGCGGGTACACGGAAAATCTTTTTCGCAAGCGGATGGAGTATAGAAATAGAGATAAAAGACAAAATAGAGAGCAGGAGCTTAAAAAGGATGAGCAGAGAATCAAGAATATATATAGAAAAGATAAATAATAAACAATGAACAGTAAATAGAAAACTATGCCTGTATCCAATGACATCAAAATTTCGCGAGAATCAAGACAAGGAAGCATCCAAGAACCAATTTTTAAAAAACCCCAAGTCCGGTCCAGCCGTTTGCGGGCAATTGTTGTGATTGCCATTGCCGCAGTTATTGTTTTAGGCATTGCCGGCCTGGCCTTGAAGCGGTTCGTGTTTTTAAAACAGACGAGTAATATTTTTATTGGGGACGAGGGGGAAAGCTACTACGCTGTATTTTTAACCAACGGGCAAGTATATTTTGGCCATCTTTATGACCGCGAAAGCGAGTATCCATTTTTGTGCGATATCTATTATTTGCGCTTAAACCAATCGCTTCATCAGCAAAAAGAAGGCGAAGTAACGGTTCTTGATAAGCCGGAATTGGCTTTAATCAAACTCGGCACCGAGCTTCACGGCCCGATTGACGAGATGCGTATTAATCGCGACCACATTTTGTTTATCGAGACGCTTCGGGAGGATTCCAAAGTAGTGGAGGCGATTAAGCAGTATAAGAAACAAGCAGTAGGGGACTAACTTACTATTTACTATTCAGTTTATGTCGGGATATAGAAAATTATTAAGTTTCAAACAGGCAACGATAGTTTGTGATTTTAATGTCGAGTTCTTGAAGAAATATGTTTCCAGATTTTCGCGGACATTTGGTCAAATGGAACAAGCGGCCAGAAGCGGGAAACAGAATATTGTAGAGGGTTGTCAGGCTTCGCGTACTTCGAGCAAAACCGAGCTAAAGCTTTTGGGGGTGGCGCGTGCCAGTTTCGAGGAACTTTTGGCGGATTACGAGGATTTTTTGCGTCAGCGGGGATTGCCAATTTGGGACAAAGATTCTCCACAGGCGCAGGAGGTGCGGCGATTGTCGTATAAGTCCGATAAATCTTATACGACTTATGAGTCCTATATGTCGGCGGCGGAGACAGCAGCAAACTGCGCCATTTGTATGATTCACCAGACAAACTACTTACTTGATAGACAAATAGATGTTTTAGAGAAGAAGTTTATCAAGGAAGGCGGATATACAGAGAGTCTTTATCGGAAGAGGAGAGATTATAGAGGGTACTAACGTTGGAGTCGGTTGAGGATATACTCTTAGGATATCCGACGTCTCGCAGTAAATACCAAGA contains:
- a CDS encoding four helix bundle suffix domain-containing protein, with translation MDEKNKGKKSQAGYKYLLTYKQSGEIYDLTVEFCERFLPGRENLRIYEQMVHAGRSGKQNIAEGYCEESLKSYIYLVGVAKASLVELLEDYRDFARQRGITVWARTTEKDKWVKGMMARQDRTGLPLTPGKPLDPLYPFNYMVNLIPMTTYLLDKQIAGLKKKFIEEGGYTENLFRKRMEYRNRDKRQNREQELKKDEQRIKNIYRKDK
- a CDS encoding four helix bundle suffix domain-containing protein produces the protein MSGYRKLLSFKQATIVCDFNVEFLKKYVSRFSRTFGQMEQAARSGKQNIVEGCQASRTSSKTELKLLGVARASFEELLADYEDFLRQRGLPIWDKDSPQAQEVRRLSYKSDKSYTTYESYMSAAETAANCAICMIHQTNYLLDRQIDVLEKKFIKEGGYTESLYRKRRDYRGY